The window CCATCCTTCTTAAACTGTACCGTTGCCAACGCCGAATCCAAAGAAAGTGCACGCTTATACTCGCTCATACCGATAGAACTCAACCCTGTCTCTATATAAAACTCACCCATAGTGGTGAAATTACCAAAGCGGAAAGGGTTTTCCTTCCAAGATTCATAAGGAACAGTACTATTAAAGTTCTTGCGTGTCAGTAACGCAGCCTTCTTTTCGTCACCCTCGATGAATGCTTGACGGATTTCATTCAGATAATGTGCCGACTGCTTGTTCACATTCCAATAAGCATCGGCACCATCTGACGTATTTGGACCGCCACGCCACAAGGTTTTCTCATTGAATGTGATTCGCTCAGCCTCTATAGAACCCATAATATTGGCACCTAAGCTACCATTTCCAAGCGGGAGAGATTGAGACTCCCATTCAGCATCTGGATTCTGAGCAGTATCGCCAGCTGATATAGGCTTGTTCTCACCTTTCCACATTTCAGGAGTGTTTCCCCACCAAATAGCCTTGTTTGCCAGCGTAGTAGGCCTATCAAACCAGATGGTAAGCCCATCTTTTACGTCAGTAGCATTTGCAGAGAGTGCAACGCTAAACATGATTGCTAAATGAAATAATCTTTTCATTATAATCTTAATTCCGCAATGATTTAATTTAAGTAATAATATGTATCTGAGCAATAAAAGCTGTTCAGGATTTTGTCTTGCCACGAAATTCACTTTACTTAGTGTTGGAAGAAAGCCTTGAATTAAGCAACAGACAATGGCAAAAGTACAAATAAAATCCGACATTCTCACTGCTTTGGAGGATTAATTCCAGTTCTTCCGTTAAATGCGTGGATGCTTTTCGTATAGCTTTAACGGTAAAACCGAGGTTATTCATTAAATAAAAATATTGTCAAGACTGTCAATTGTCTATTCTATTATCACTCTCCAACGTAGCCATCTTTTTTTCATTTTAACACTTCAAAATGTAGATAAGACTCTGAAAAATCATTACATAATTTCGAATATAATATCTATAAATAAAGACAAAAACACGTATAAAAAGCAAGTTTACAACTAACAGAAAATCAATTAGTTATAAAGTCGTAGAAGAAAAGGTGCTTAATTGGACTTCAAAAGGGCGTTAGTAACACTCCAAAAGAGCATCTTTTGCAAGTCTATTAGGCGTCTTTTAGAAGCCAAAAGAGCATGTATTGGTTTTGAGTTACACGAAAATAGTTTACAAATGTCAATTGATAAGAGAATAAACTGTTTGTAGAAGACAGAAAGATATGCTAATGAATAGACATATTTAAATTTGCTTTTTCTACATTATATCTTGTAGTTTATCCCTTTTATATATACCTAATGGGATATATCTATCCATTTAACGGAAGAACCATAATTCATGTAATTGAGAAGTTAGGAGCGACTGTAAGTCGGTATGTCTTGGGTATTTACACAAAGAAAGAACGATTTACGCCTGTTTATGAATAAATAGAAAAGGGGTTATGTCATTTGACACAGCCCCTTTTCTATGTTCTACATTACATAAGGTCAGTCTTAAACACGTCTATAAACTTTCAAACACATTTGCTATCTAAAGTCTACTGTTAAACCTTATACCCGTGAATTGTGGTCTTTGAATAAACCCTTATCACTCTGTCAGTATCTTACGCGCATGAAGAACACTTTCCTCCGTAGGCGATTCTACATCTGTGAGTGCGTAAGGAATACCTAACTGTTCCCATTTATAGACACCTAACGAATGATAAGGCAGAATCTCCACTCGCTCAACATTGCTTAAAGTATCTATGAAAGCACGAAGTTTATAGAGAGATTCATCATCATCATTAATGCCAGGAATCAAGACATGTCTTATCCATACAGGTTTCCCGATGTCAGAGAGATAGCGAGCACAGTCGAGGATATTCTCGTTCTTCCAACCAGTCAATTGCTTATGGGCATCACTATCAATATGCTTTATGTCCAACAATACTAAATCAGTATATTTCATTAACTCCTCAAAAGCAGAGAAGCTACTCGACTCCCGATTGAAAGGTTGGGCTGAAGTATCAAGGCAGGTATTGATTCCTAATTCCTTAGCTTTACGGAACAGTTCCGTAAGAGGTTGTATTTGCAACAAAGCCTCACCCCCACTCACGGTGATACCGCCTTTCTCTCCCCAATAACTTCGATAACGTTGGGCTTGTGCCAAGACATCATCAACAGAGCGGAGGTTACCCCCCGCCCTGTCCCATGTGTCTGGATTATGACAGTACTGGCATCGCATTGCACAACCTTTAAGGAAGATTACGAAACGAATACCAGGCCCATCAACCGACCCGAACGACTCTACAGAGTGTACCCGTAGCATCAGTTCGGAAGTCGGAGAATCCAATAAATTGTTATGTTGATTATTCACTTTACATTGAACCATGTGCACGACGTGCAATAACATCCATCTGCTGCTCGCGTGTAAGGTCAATAAACTTCACAGCGTAACCGCTCACACGGATGGTGAAGTTTGCATACTCTTCCTTCTCTGGATGTTCCATACAGTCAATCAGCTTATCTACACCAAAGACATTCACGTTCAAGTGGTGTGCACCACGATCGAAGTAACCATCCATTACACCTACGAGTGTACTGATACGCTCCTCGTCATTGTGACCAAGTGCATCTGGACTAATAGTCTGTGTATTAGAGATACCATCAAGCGCATACTCGTATGGAAGCTTAGCTGTTGAGTTCAACGAAGCCAACAAACCATTCTGCTCTGCTCCGTAAGATGGATTTGCACCAGGAGCAAGCGGTGCACCAGCAGGACGACCATCAGGCATATTACCTGTAAACTTACCATATACAACGTTTGAAGTGATGGTAAGGATACTTGTTGTAGGCTCTGAATTGCGATAGGTATGGTGCTTGCGAATCATATTCATGAAGGTCTTCAACAACCATACAGCGATATCATCAGCACGATCATCGTCGTTACCATAACGTGGGAAGTCGCCCTCGGTCTTGAACTCGATAGGGAAGCCTGTCTCATCACGTATGATATTAACCTTTGCATACTTGATTGCAGAGATAGAGTCAACCACATGGCTGAAACCAGCGATACCTGTTGCGAAAGTACGACGTACGTCAGTATCAATGAGTGCAAGCTCTGCAGCCTCATAGAAGTACTTATCGTGCATATAGTGAATGAGGTTCAATGTGTTTACATACACACCTGCCAACCACTCCATCATATCCACGAAGCGAGGCATGAACTCATCGTATGTTACGACATCACCCTCTATTGGACGATAAGCAGGTCCACACTGCTCACGTGTCTTGCTGTCAACACCACCGCTGATTGCGTAGGTAAGACATTTAGCGAGGTTTGCACGTGCACCAAAGAACTGCATCTCCTTACCCGTCTGTGTTGCAGATACGCAGCAGCAGATTGAATAATCATCGCCCCAGATTGGTCGCATCACGTCATCATTCTCATACTGAATAGAACTTGTAGAGATAGAAATCTTCGCTGCATAATCCTTGAAGTGCTTTGGAAGACGTGAGCTATAGAGTACTGTGAGGTTAGGTTCTGGTGAAGGACCCATGTTCTCAAGTGTATGGAGGAAACGGAAGTCGGTCTTTGTTACCATTGAACGGCCATCCATACCCAATCCCGCTACTTCAAGCGTTGCCCATACTGGGTCACCAGAGAAGAGCTGATTGTATGAAGGGATACGTGCAAACTTAACCATACGGAACTTCATTACCAAGTGGTCGATAAGTTCCTGTGCCTCTGCCTCAGTAAGTGTACCTTCCTTGAAGTCACGCTGAATATAGATATCGAGGAAAGTTGAGATACGACCAACTGACATCGCAGCTCCGTTCTGTGTCTTAATAGCTGACAGATAACCAAAGTAAAGCCACTGTACAGCCTCACGTGCGTTGTTAGCTGGCTCAGAAATGTCATAGCCGTAGATGGCTGCCATTTCCTTCATCTCCTTCAAAGCCTTGATCTGCATAGAGATTTCCTCACGCTGGCGGATAATCTCCTCTGTCATTGTACCATCACCACAGTTGCGGAGGTCCTTTGCTTTTTCATTAATGAGGAAGTCTACACCATAAAGTGCTACACGACGATAGTCACCCACGATACGACCACGACCGTAGGTATCAGGAAGACCTGTAAGGATATGATTGTGTCTAACGAGTTTCATCTCGTCAGTATAAGCATCGAAGACACCCTCGTTGTGTGTCTTACAATACTTCGTAAAAATCTCATGAAGCTTTTCTGATGGCTCATAACCGTATGTTGTACAAGCCTGCTCTGCCATCTTAATACCTCCATAAGGCATAAAGGCACGCTTCAAAGGCTTGTCTGTCTGCAAACCTACAACCTTCTCCAGTTCCTTTGTTCCTTCGCCGATATAGCCAGGACCATAGGCAGTCATACTGGATACTATCTCGGTTTCCATGTCTAAGACACCACCCTTAGCACGCTCCTGCTTCTGCAGTTCTTTGAGCATACCCCAAAGTTTGTCTGTTGCTTCTGTTGGCTCCTCAAGGAAGGAAGCATCACCATCATAACTATCATAATTATCTTGGATAAACTGACGCATATTGACTTCATCAAGCCACTTGGTTCCAGTAAATCCTCTCCATGCTTTTTTCATGACTGTTTATTTGTTATTATGTGAAACGTTTTAATTAATATGCTTGTAAATTGTTATACTGATTGAGCATTACTAATTACCGAGGACAAAGTTAGCTAAAAAAAACGTAATATCAAGTATTTAGATATACTTATATTTAAAAGATGAATATAAATACCTATAAATAGTGAGAAGAAATCTACTCTTGCAAATATTCCAAACTTATAGGTATGAAATTTGATTGTTGATAAGACTAAACAATAAAAGTAGAATGGTAAGTATGAAGCCTCAACACCAAGAGGGGAACGCACACTTAGCATTCTACCCGACGAGAATAGCCATTGCCACTAAATACTTTCCGTATCAACTGAAGACCTACGATTTACGAAGTCGGGAATCATCACTGGCATTGAGCCATGCTCAATAGAGCGTTTGGAGAGCTCAGCAATGCAACACCACTCTGCTAAGTCGTACACATCCATGTCCAATGGCAAACCTTGTTGCAAGCATTGGGCGAGCCGTAAGTCCATGAAGTATGACATTCCGCCACGTGCATCAAGCTTTTTCGCTAAGGCGATTGTCTCGGACGGAAAAGAAGGAGCATAATGATTGAGCAGTGACTCTATTTGAGAGGCGTTCAATGGCTGGTTACTATCCTCCAAGTCAAGCCCCACTTTGGCTGCTGCCTTGGAACTTAATTGCATTTCTGGGATAGGATATTTAGCTGCATAACCCTGTGTTCCCACCACTTGAAACATACGACTATATGGGCGAGGGGTCATAACATTATGCTGAATGAGCATCGTCTTCCCCTTCACGGTACGTATCATCGTAGACGTTTGGTCGCCATTAGCAAAGCTATCACACGCCTTCCCCATCACCTCTTGATACATCTCCGCACCCTTAAAAGCATTGGTTTGCATAGCTGTAAGATAGTGCATGCAATCAGTACGATGAATATCAAGCAATCGACAGACAGGACCAATGCTGTGCGTCGGGTAAATATCACCTGCGTTAAGACGACTATACTCCATGCGCCAAGCCGTCCAACGGTCGCCAATAGGATGTGCATAACCACCTTCCACGTGTACAAGTTCTCCGAGCAAACCCTCACGTGCCATCTGACACACTGCCATCTCGAAGTTATCATACACTGCATTCTCAAGCATCATACAGTGCTGTCGTGTCCGTTCAGCCGTGTCTATCAGCTTCCAAATATCCTTTAAGGTGAGTGCTGCAGGTACTTCCACCGCCACACTCCTACCCTGCTCCATTGCATGAATAGCGATTGGCACGTGTGACATCCAATCGGTACAGACATAGACAAGGTTAATCCCCTGCTGTTGGCATAGTTCAAGATAAGCCGTTTCACCCCAATAGACCTTAGGACACGGCTTCCCAAACTGCTCAACGTGCCGTGCAACCTCCTCTGCCACTTCCTTTGACACATCACAAACCGCAGCTATCTCAACCTTAGGAATATGACACCAGCGTGTCACTGCCATCCGTCCACGTGCTCCCACACCCACAAAAGCCACCTTCAACAGTGGCATTGGTGGGAGAGCCAACGATAAGACATCATGCTGACCAGCTACCCGAGCTGGCACAAAAGTTTCTAACGGACACACCGCCGACATCATTTCCATTGCTATTGTGCTTATATTACTGTGCAAATATACAAAAAATGAGTGATTATAGCTTACCACCAATACCCTTAAACTTCTCTATGAAGGCCGATATCTTTTGGAAGACACTTTGTTTCTTCGTAAGATACTGCGGATTGAGAGGACTCATCTTAGGAAGGATAGCATTCAAGTCGGTACCATTATCACTGGCATATTCATGCTTCAACGACGTTTGTATATAACGTTTCGCAGCTTCTTCGTTCAGTTTCTCTTCAACGATTAAATCTGCAGCCTCCTCCTTTTGTTTCTTTTGCGCATACACAAAGAAAGCAGAAATTATACCAGACTTATCTTGAATAGGCTCTAAATCTGTTTCATGAATAAAGTCTACAATAAGCCCCTCTTTGGCTCTATTACCAATGCTCGACCTAATAATTCGACGCACCTCATCAACCAGCGACTCTTTATCCTTTGTTTTCTTATTATGTTCAAACACGAGTTCAAGAATATAATCAAGGTCGATTTCCTGTGATTTAAGCAGATCTATCTCAAATACAACATCATCCCAGTCTATCTTTGACTCCTCAGGAGCTTTCCCTTCTTTTTCTCTTCTAAACCAATCACGGATATCGTTGTAAGTTGAACGATAGTCTTGTACTGCGCGGTCTTGCAAGACATCAGTCTTCAACATTTCTGTTACGTCCTCATCTGTCAAGAAGTGTGAGTCTCTAAAAGCAGCAAGCTCATCTGGATTATTCTTATCAATCGTCTGTAACTCTTTGAGATTCGTAAACTCATCATAGTTTTGCAGGATATTTTCAACCTTCAAGTACTCACCGAAAATCTTAACAAAAGCTTTCTTATCTGCCTCTGTCACAATCTCATCAGGCTGTGGGAACTGTGCTTTCAGTTCCTTTACAATGTCTATATAGCCTTTGCGCGCATCACCCGTTGCAATATCTGTGAAGCCTTTAAGATATTCCTCATAACTCTTCTCAAGCACTACATTCTTTGTATTCTTATCACCAAACAGTGTGATTGCATCTACTGTTGCTTGTTCCAAGTCACGGAATGTAACAATATTACCGAATGTCTTCGTAGCATCATAGATACGATTGGTACGTGAGAAAGCCTGCATCAGACCGTGATAGCGGAGGTTCTTATCTACAAACAGGGTGTTAAGCATTGGTGCATCAAAACCTGTGAGGAACATTCCTACCACAATAACGAGGTCAATATCTTGATTCTTCACTCGCTTTGCCAAGTCACGATAGTAGTTTTGGAACTCCTTACTATCTACGCCAAAGCTTGTTCTGAACATTGCATTGTAATCGTTGATTGCTTTTGCCAGAAACTCTTTTGCACTACTATCCATTGCTGATGGTTCAAAGCTTTCGTCTTGAATATCACCAACAGCATTCTGCTCTTCATTAGCCGCATACGAGAATATCGTGGCTATCTTCAGCTTTTTCTCATCATCCTTTTGCAAGTTATTGAGTTCCTCATAATAGAGTTTAGCTGCCTCCACACTATTCACAGCAAACATCGCATTAAAACCTTTCTGTCCTCCTTGGTTTCTATGCGTCTTTAATTTGAAGTTCTTCAAGATATATTGAGAGACTTCTTTAATGCGATCAGGATGGAGCAAGAGTCTTTTATTCTCTGCTGCCGTCAACTTGATTTCGTCAGTTTCAGTCTCTAAGGATTTGAATTGTGGACGAACATCATTATAATCCACCTTAAACTTCAGTACTTTCTCATCTCGGATGGCATCCGTAATAACATACGAATGAAGTTCACGCCCAAACACGCTGGCTGTTGTATCTGCTCCCAAAGCGTTTTCAGGGAAGATAGGCGTACCCGTAAAGCCAAACTGATAATATCGCTTAAACTTTTTATGAAGATTCTTTTGTGCTTCACCAAACTGCGAACGGTGACATTCATCAAAGATAAAGACAACCTGCTGTTCGTAGACTGACAAGGCAGCCTCACTCTTCATCAAGTTATTCAGTTTCTGAATTGTCGTTACGATAATCTTATTATCGTCCTTGTCAATGTTTCGCTTTAGTCCCGCAGTACTGTCCGAACCGTTCACACTATCAGGAGAGAAACGCTGATATTCTTTCATCGTTTGGTAATCCAAGTCCTTACGGTCAACCACAAAGAACACTTTATCAATGAAGTCTAACTGTGTGGCGAGGCGAGCAGCCTTAAAACTGGTCAATGTCTTACCCGAACCTGTCGTATGCCAGATATATCCTCCTCCTTCTGGTTTACTCCATTGCTTTGCCTGATAAGAGCTTTTTACTTTCCATATCAGTCGTTCTGTTGCTGCAATCTGATAGGGTCGCATAATCAGTAAGTTGTCACTGGTATCAAAGACAGAATAGGTCAGCAACACCTGCAGCAGCGTATTCTTTTGGAAGAAGGTTGCCGTGAAGTCTTTTAAGTCCTTTATCAATGTATTATCAGACTTGGCCCAATTCATTGTAAAGTCGAAACTATTTTTGTTTCGTTTCGTAGTATTGGCAAAGTAGCGTGTATCTGTTCCGTTAGAAATAACAAAGATTTGCAAGTACTTATACAGCGAACTCTCACTATTAAAGCTTTCCTTACTATATCGATGCACCTGATTAAATGCTTCACGGATAGCCACACCACGTTTCTTCAGTTCAACGTGTACCATTGGTAAGCCATTGACCAAGATGGTTACATCATATCGATTAGCTTGTGTTCCTGCCTGTTCAAACTGATTTATTACCTGTACCTTATTGCGAGCAACATTCTGCTTGTCTACCAAATAGATGTTTTGGATATGACCATCATCAAAGACAAAGTCATAGATATAATCGTCTTGAACCTTTCGTGTTTTGTCAACGATGTTATCGCTGGACTTATCTAAATATTCCTCAAGGAAACGCTTCCATTCAGCATCAGTAAAGGCAACGTTATTAAGCGTTTGTAGTTGCTTCCTAACGTTTGCCAACAATGCTTCTGGGGTAACAAGGTTAGGGAGATATTCATATCCCTGTCCCTGCAAATCCTTAATCAACTCGTGTTCGAGAGCAGCCTCACTTTGATAGCCAGCAGGCGGCTCGTTAATCAGAAAGTTCTTTGTGTAACTGTCAAGAACTATGAAGTTCTGCAGTTCAGCGATAGTGTTGTATTGGGTCATTGTTTTGATTGGTTTTTATTTTAGAGGGAGGATAGGATAGCTAGAGAGCCTAGGGAGTCTAGGATTACTAGGACAACTAGGATTACTAGGGCAGCTAGGATACCTAGAATCATTAGAACAGCTAAGAAGCCCCCTACCCATCCTTGCTTTTATCTTCCAGCAGCCTTTTGAGCCTTGCCACCTCAGCTTTCAAGGCTACATTCTCCTCCTTGAGGGCTTGCATCATACGGTCTTGCTCCTTTCGATAGCCAGTACGGGCGGCATACATTCGTTCCTTGATACCTCCTTCTGTCACGAAACGCTTTTGCAGGTAATCGAGGTAGTTGCACATCATCCTATCCGTGATATGGCACAGTGAAAGTGCAGTATTGCAAAACTCCTCAGCCGTCCATTTACTTACGAAAGGGGCATAGTCGGCATAGTTGTTATGCTCTCGACAGAACGTCAAGAGGGCATTGTAGCGTGGATGGGCGGTTTGCCAAACCGTTAGCCCACGGGTATGGAGATAGTCCTCATAGTCTTGTCGAAGTTCCTGCAAGCTACTACGTGCCACGTTGAGCAACTTCAGTTCCATTTCCGTTGAGGTCATACCGTCTTCCTTTCCCTCCACAATGTTTTGTTTTCCCGAGCGTGCCGCCTGAATCATTTGGTCAACAGTGCGGTCGCCATAGGTTGGCAGGAAGCGTTTGCAAAAGACGAACGTCATTTGGTAGAGCGCATCGGCTTTTTGATAGAAGTGCAACGTCTTCCAGTCTGTGCCGCTACGCAGCACCTGCGGTTTGTGATTCTCCATAGGCATTATATTTCTTTTCTTAGTTTAGTCCACGCTCTTAATGTCTGAACGAGAGTAGCTGTTCTCGATAATACTCATATTGCTTTCTCCGAAGCTCTATTTCCTTTGGTAGTCCTTCTGATATCGAGTTCACCAAGGTGTCGAACTTATCGAGGATTGAAACTATACGTTCTTGCTCGGAGAGGGGAGGGACAGGGATTTTTATTTTTGACAATCCCTTAGCGTTAACAGCAGAAATCTTGCCTGAAGACACATGCCGTCTTAGCTGGTCATGAAAATTATTTGTTCTTGTAAAATATGCCACATACTTTGGATTCAGACTACTCCTAAAGATAAAACAAGCATCATGTATCACCACCGGAGTTTGAGACAGCCACGCTGTACCTACTCCCAAATCTTCGATAGTTTCACCAGCCCCCACTATAATAACATCATTCGTCAAAGCCTGTCTTAAATTCTTTTTATTAACTAATGTTTGCGAGATAAAAGACTTACTTTTATTAGCCCATATTCCATAGTAAGTATACATCTCACCATAATGAATACATGGACATCCTTGAGTAGTAATATCTGTTTTTACAAATCGCTTGCCACGAATAAACTCACCAACTTCTCCCAACGCCATAATAGAAACATTATTTAACCTTTGCCCCCCCCTATTTAACATATCAAAAGATAACAACTGGTTACGATAATACTCATACTGCCGCTTGCGGCAGTCCAGTTCCGCTTCCAGTTCCGCTTCCAGCGTAGTAAACTTATCAAGAATACGAACTATTTCTTCTTGAACATAGAGTGGAGGAACAGGAATCCGAATATTTGCTATTTGAGAGATTTTTAATGATGGATAAGATTTGTCAGGAATTAAATCACATATATCTAATTGTGACAAGAAATAAAACAAATATCTTGATAATGCTTTATTCTCTTTCCTGTAAATTGTTGCTAAATGAGATGACACATAGCTGTCTATTGATAACATAACTCTATGATTCAATAAAGTTGACACTCCACTCTTTGGTAATAATATAGTTTCCTTCTTAAAAAGACGGAGTCCTTTTATACCTTTCTCATTTAACTTATCTTTTATTTGATAAAAATTTATAGAATGATGAACTTTTCCTACATCAGATGTCCTACAAAAAGGATATTCTCCACCTAAAAAAAATTCATCATGCTGTGGTGCAGAATTTCCAGATGAAATTTCAGCCACCTCCCCTAACTTCTTCCATTCCACTTCTGCCCCATCCAGCAGTCGCTCTAAAAACGGGAATATATGTTGTTCTTTATTCTTCATTTTGTTGTTGTTGTTTTTAAGGGCGGAGAAGCTGCTCTGTGTCAGCCACATCAGTCTTGTAATATTTACCGTCGGCAGACTGCATTTTCAGTTGACTACAATTTGTAGCCAACTCACTGCCTTCTTTCTTAAGCCTTGTCTTTAAGACACTCCAGTACTTACGGGGGTTAGGGCTATCCGTAAGAATAGCCACAACATCTACAATAGAGAAATACCACTTCTCCTGCTCTGCATCCCAATGCGAACGTACCTGCCGGTTTTCAAATAGCTGAATGTTAATCATTGCTCCAACTCCTTTATAATCTCATCAATATCCGCACGCAAGCTATCTATCCGCTTAACGGTTTCGGCAACATCGGCATTGAGCTTATTGATGTCGATAACCTCTCGTTTGTCTTCCGCCTCAACGTATGAGCTCACAGAGAGGTTATAATCATTCTCGGCAATCTTTGCATTGTCTACGGACGTAGCAACATACTGCACCTCCTCTTTGTTTCCAAAGATGTCTACAATACGTTTGATATGCTCAGGTAATAGAACATTGTTATTCGTTTCTTTCTTGAAGAAGTCTTCACCGCTGGCATCGATAAACTGAGTGGTAGCATCTGATTTATGCTTTGACAAAACAAGGATATTAACGGCTATACTCGTACCATAAAACAGGTTGGAAGCTAGCGAGATAACCGTCTCAACAAAGTTGTTATCAACCAAATACTTCCTTATCTTCTGTTCCGCACCACCACGATAGAAGATACCGGGGAAGCAAACAATGGCAGCACGACCACGAGCAGAGAGGTAGCTAAGGACGTGAAGCACAAAAGCAAAGTCGGCTTTCGACTTAGGAGCCAACACACCTGCAGGAGCAAAACGGTCGTCATTAATCAACGTTGGATCGTCGCTACCCACCCAGTTGACAGAATAAGGAGGATTAGACACAATGGCATCAAAAGGCTTTTGGTCGCCATATTGAGGATTGATAAGCGTATCGCCTAAACTAATATCAAACTTATCATAATTGATGTTGTGCAGAAACATATTCATACGTGCCAAGTTATAGGTCGTATGATTGATTTCCTGCCCAAAGAATCCATCCTCAATGACGTGGTCATCAAACTGCTTCTTCGCTTGTAAGAGCAACGAACCCGACCCACAAGCAGGGTCGTAGATTTTGTTGACAGAGCTTTGCCCCAACATCGCAAGGCGTGCTATGAGGTTAGACACATTCTGAGGCGTAAAGAATTCACCACCAGACTTACCCGCATTAGCTGCATAATTAGAAATCAAAAACTCGTATGCATCGCCAAAAAGGTCAATTTCATTATCCTCAAACTTGCCAAAATCTAAGCTTTCTACGCCCTTGATGACCGCTGCCAAACGTCTATTCTTCTCCTCAACCGTATTTCCCAATCTGTTGCTCGTTGTGTCAAAGTCAGCAAAGAGTCCTTTGATGTCATACTCTGATGCATAGCCGTTAGCCGAACTTTCGATTGCACTAAAGATAGCAGCTAAGTCCGTATTCAGATTAGGATTTGTGTTAGCATTCTTAGCAACATTTACAAAGAGTTGACTGGGATAAATAAAATAGCCTTTCGTTCTGGTAGCATCGTCCTTTATCTCTGGAGTAATAACATCGTCAGAAAGGTTAGCATAGTCAACACTCTCGTCTCCCCCTTCGATGAAATTAGTAAAATTCTCACTGATAAAACGATAGAAAAGCGTTCCCAAAACAAACTGCTTAAAATCCCAACCATCCACTGCGCCACGCACCTCGTTGGCTATCTTCCATATCGTAGCTTGTAGTTCGTCTCTTTGCTTTATATTTGTCATTATTATAAATTAGGTTTTGTTCTTGACTGATTTAATCTGCAAATATACTATTTTATGATGTGTTAAACGAAGAGAAAGGTGATTTTAACATGGGGAGCGACTGCTTTTCTAAATAAAATTAGCGACTTTATCTGCAGAAAAAACGCACTCATGCGGCTGTAAAAAATCCTTACATTATTTCCATGTCTACACTCTCAAAAAGGCTTAAAACGTACTTAAAAAACTGCCTTTGTAAGTTACAGAGAGTCAGCAGGTTGCACAACTGCGTTTCAAAAGGTGCTTAGTAAGGGTTGAAAAGGGCGTTAGTTGCATTGCAAAAGGGCATCTTTTGCAAGTCAATTGGGCGTTAATTGAAAGGTAAAAGAGCATCTTTTGATTTTCAGTCTTTGAAGTTTATTTACAAAATAGAAGAAATTAAAGAGGGATGCACAAGTTGATGTGCATCCCTCTTTTCGTATCATTCCTCGGCTTCCCATCACCTCAGA of the Prevotella melaninogenica genome contains:
- a CDS encoding four helix bundle suffix domain-containing protein, producing MENHKPQVLRSGTDWKTLHFYQKADALYQMTFVFCKRFLPTYGDRTVDQMIQAARSGKQNIVEGKEDGMTSTEMELKLLNVARSSLQELRQDYEDYLHTRGLTVWQTAHPRYNALLTFCREHNNYADYAPFVSKWTAEEFCNTALSLCHITDRMMCNYLDYLQKRFVTEGGIKERMYAARTGYRKEQDRMMQALKEENVALKAEVARLKRLLEDKSKDG
- a CDS encoding HsdR family type I site-specific deoxyribonuclease, giving the protein MTQYNTIAELQNFIVLDSYTKNFLINEPPAGYQSEAALEHELIKDLQGQGYEYLPNLVTPEALLANVRKQLQTLNNVAFTDAEWKRFLEEYLDKSSDNIVDKTRKVQDDYIYDFVFDDGHIQNIYLVDKQNVARNKVQVINQFEQAGTQANRYDVTILVNGLPMVHVELKKRGVAIREAFNQVHRYSKESFNSESSLYKYLQIFVISNGTDTRYFANTTKRNKNSFDFTMNWAKSDNTLIKDLKDFTATFFQKNTLLQVLLTYSVFDTSDNLLIMRPYQIAATERLIWKVKSSYQAKQWSKPEGGGYIWHTTGSGKTLTSFKAARLATQLDFIDKVFFVVDRKDLDYQTMKEYQRFSPDSVNGSDSTAGLKRNIDKDDNKIIVTTIQKLNNLMKSEAALSVYEQQVVFIFDECHRSQFGEAQKNLHKKFKRYYQFGFTGTPIFPENALGADTTASVFGRELHSYVITDAIRDEKVLKFKVDYNDVRPQFKSLETETDEIKLTAAENKRLLLHPDRIKEVSQYILKNFKLKTHRNQGGQKGFNAMFAVNSVEAAKLYYEELNNLQKDDEKKLKIATIFSYAANEEQNAVGDIQDESFEPSAMDSSAKEFLAKAINDYNAMFRTSFGVDSKEFQNYYRDLAKRVKNQDIDLVIVVGMFLTGFDAPMLNTLFVDKNLRYHGLMQAFSRTNRIYDATKTFGNIVTFRDLEQATVDAITLFGDKNTKNVVLEKSYEEYLKGFTDIATGDARKGYIDIVKELKAQFPQPDEIVTEADKKAFVKIFGEYLKVENILQNYDEFTNLKELQTIDKNNPDELAAFRDSHFLTDEDVTEMLKTDVLQDRAVQDYRSTYNDIRDWFRREKEGKAPEESKIDWDDVVFEIDLLKSQEIDLDYILELVFEHNKKTKDKESLVDEVRRIIRSSIGNRAKEGLIVDFIHETDLEPIQDKSGIISAFFVYAQKKQKEEAADLIVEEKLNEEAAKRYIQTSLKHEYASDNGTDLNAILPKMSPLNPQYLTKKQSVFQKISAFIEKFKGIGGKL
- a CDS encoding restriction endonuclease subunit S is translated as MKNKEQHIFPFLERLLDGAEVEWKKLGEVAEISSGNSAPQHDEFFLGGEYPFCRTSDVGKVHHSINFYQIKDKLNEKGIKGLRLFKKETILLPKSGVSTLLNHRVMLSIDSYVSSHLATIYRKENKALSRYLFYFLSQLDICDLIPDKSYPSLKISQIANIRIPVPPLYVQEEIVRILDKFTTLEAELEAELDCRKRQYEYYRNQLLSFDMLNRGGQRLNNVSIMALGEVGEFIRGKRFVKTDITTQGCPCIHYGEMYTYYGIWANKSKSFISQTLVNKKNLRQALTNDVIIVGAGETIEDLGVGTAWLSQTPVVIHDACFIFRSSLNPKYVAYFTRTNNFHDQLRRHVSSGKISAVNAKGLSKIKIPVPPLSEQERIVSILDKFDTLVNSISEGLPKEIELRRKQYEYYREQLLSFRH